Within the Leisingera thetidis genome, the region TGCCCATCATGATGGCAACTATTTTGCCGACGCGGACACCGTCAAGGCGCTGCAGGACCAGGACCGGGTGGCCTTCACCTATGAGGACAATCCCAACGGGTCGGTCGCGGACATTGCTGGCATCCTGTCGGAAAACCGCCGTGTTCTCGGCATGATGCCGCATCCGGAGCGGGCCGCGGACGAGGGCCACGGCGGCACCGACGGGACGGCAGTGTTCCGCGCATTGGCGGGCATGGTCGCCGCGGCGTGACTTGAGGAAGCGGGGCGGCCGCAATAGGTATGGGTTATGACCGCCCCGCGCACTGATTTGAACACCAGCGGATCCAAGACACGCTCGCGCACCATTTCGTGGCGGGCGCGGCTGGCGCTTGTGCTGTTCATGGCCGCGGCGGCGGTTACCGTCTGGACCACCAACCGGGCGCTGACCCACCGCTTCACCGAAAGCACCCGCAACCGGGCCGAGCTGCGGCTGGCGCTCTATTCCGGCAACCTCCTCAGCGAACTGCGCCAGCACGCCATTGTGCCGCAGCTGCTGGCGCGCGACCAGACGCTGATCTCGGCGCTGCAATCCAATGACTTCTCGCTGTCAACACAGCGGCTTATCTCCTTTGTCGATGAGATCGGCGCCGCCTCGATCATGCTGTTGGCACAGGACGGGCGCACGGTGGCGGCAACCGATCGAAACCGGCTGGGCGAGAGCCATCGCAATGCTGCCTATTTTGTCGATGCGGTGCGGGCAAAGTCGACCGTGTTCTCGGTGATCCCGCGCGAGGTCGGCGGCTACCGGTTCACCTATTCGCGGCGGATGATCGACGCCACAGGCGTTCTTGGCGCGATTGTGGTCGAGGTGGACCTGCAGAAATTCGAGCGCGCCTGGGCGGGCATTTCCGATGCGGTGCTGGTCACCGACAGCACCGGCAATATCATTCTGGCCACCGAGGCCCGCTGGCGCGGTCTGAAGGAGAGCGATGCGCTGACCCTGCAGACGCCTGAAGGCGCGATCCAGCGGGCGATCCGCGCCACCACCGACTGGACCGCGCTGCCGCCGGATGCCTATCTGCAGGGCGAGGCGGTGATGCGGCTGGAGACAAGGGTGCCGTTCCAGGGCTGGCGGATGGCGTCATTCACCACTTACTCCTCGGTCCGCGAGAAGGTGAATGCGGTGCTGGCGCTGGAGATCATGGGATTCGCCATCCTGCTGGCGCTGGCCTTTTATGCGCTGAGCCGCAAGACGGCGCTGCGGATGGCGCTGTTCCAGCGCGAGTCGGCAGAGCTTCGCGTATTGAACGCTCGCCTTCAGCGGGAAATTGCCGAGCGCGAACGGATGCAAAAGACCCTGGCCGTGGCCGAGCAAAGCCTGGCGCAAAGCTCGAAGCTGGCCGCACTGGGCGAGATGTCGGCGGCCGTCAGCCACGAGCTGAACCAGCCGCTTGCGGCGATGAAAACCTATCTGGCCGGCGCCCGGCTGCTGCTCAACCGGAACCGCCCGGACGAGGCGCTGGCCTCCTTTGGCCGGATCGACGACCTGATCGAGCGGATGGGGGCGATCACCCGCCAGCTGAAATCCTACGCGCGCAAGGGCGGCGACGCGTTCAGCCCTGTAAACTTGGGCGATGCGCTGGCTTCCAGTCTCTCGATGATGGAGCCGCAACTGCGTCAGCGGCATGTGAAAATCACCCGGATTTTGCCCGAAGAACCTGTTATGGTGATGGGCGACCGGATGCGGCTGGAACAGGTCATGGTCAACCTCTTGCGCAATGCGCTGGACGCCACCAAGTCAGTGGCGGACCCGGAGGTGGAAGTGCTGCTGGCGGCCGGTGAGACGGCAACCCTGTCGGTGCGCGACAATGGAGTGGGGATCAAGGACTTCGATGAATTGTTCGAGCCATTCTACACCACCAAGCAGCCCGGAGACGGAGTTGGATTGGGTCTTGCCATCTCCTCGGGGATCGTCAACGACCTTGGGGGACGGCTGACCGCCCGCAACGGCCAGAACGGCGGCGCGGTCTTTGAGATGCAATTGCCGGTCCTGGTGGACGGCATCGAGGCTGCGGAATGAGGCAGCCCCAGAAGATTAGGAGTGAACGCGCATGGCCCAGGCTATGAAGATCGCGATCGTGGACGACGAACAGGATATGCGGCAGTCGATCAGCCAGTGGCTGGCACTGTCGGGATACGACACCGAGACCTTCTCCAGCGCCGAAGAGGCGCTCAAGGTTCTGGGGCCGGATTACCCGGGGATCGTGATCTCGGACATCAAGATGCCCGGCATGGACGGGATGCAGTTCCTGAAAAAGCTGATGGGCAGCGACAGTGCGCTGCCGGTGATCATGATCACCGGCCACGGCGATGTGCCGATGGCGGTTGAGGCGATGCGCGTGGGCGCCTTCGACTTCCTGGAAAAACCCTTCAACCCGGACCGCATGTCGGAGCTGGCCAAGCGCGCCACCGGTGCGCGCCGCCTGACGCTCGACAACCGGGCGCTGCGGCGGGAGCTGTCCGACGGCGGCCAGATCATGAAAAAGCTGATCGGCCAAAGCCCGGTGATGGAGCGCCTGCGCGAGGATATCCTGGATCTCGGCCAGGCCGACGGCCACGTGCTGATCGATGGTGAAACCGGTACCGGCAAGACGCTGGTGGCGCATGCGCTGCATGCGGTTGGCAGCCGCGCGGGCAAGAAATTCGTGCTGATCTCCTGCGCCGCGCTGGAGGAAGAGGCGCTGGCCAAACGCTTGTTCGGCCCGATGCTGCCGGAAGACAGCATGCTGCCCGCTGTCGAGGATGCCCGCGGCGGCACCCTGGTGCTGGAAGACATTGATGCGCTGTCCGAAACCCTGCAGGCCAAGCTGCTGAGCGTGATCAACGAGCAGGGGACGCCGGCCGAAACCCGGATCATTGCGATTTCGAACCTGCAGGAAGCGGGCAAGACCTGCGAGGACGCCCTGCGCCCGGACCTGTTCTACCGCTTGGCGGCGCTGCGCATCACCGTGCCGCCGCTGCGCCAGCGCGGCGAGGACATCCTGACCCTGTTCACCCGGCTCAGCGAGCAGTTTTCCGAGGAATACGGCTGCGACGCGCCGCAGGTCAGCGCCCAGGAAGCGGCGCAGCTGCTGCAGGCGCCCTGGCCGGGCAATGTGCGCCAGCTGATCAACATCGCGGAACGTGCGGTGCTGCAGTCGCGCCGCGGCTCCGGCACAATTGCCTCGCTGCTGATGTCCGATCACGAGGAGATGCAGCCGGTGATGACCACCGAAGGCAAGCCGCTGAAGGAATATGTGGAAGCCTTCGAGCGGATGCTGATCGACAACACCATGCGCCGCCACAAGGGCTCGATCGCCAGCGTCATGGATGAGCTGTGCCTGCCGCGCCGCACCCTGAACGAGAAAATGGCGAAATACGGCCTGCAGCGCTCGGATTACCTGGCGTAAGCCTTCCGGAGGCCGCTCCCCGATGCGGGAAACGGCCTGGAAAACATCTCATGCCCGGCTCCGGATTGCTTGCAGGCTGCCGGAGCCGCAGGGCGGACCGGCCAATGCCCGTGCTGGATCAGCAGCGCGAAACTGCATCGGGCGGGCGCGGAACCGGGCTTGGCTGCACCGGAAACTTACGGGAAATTAACAACCTGCCTGCTAAGGGCGGCTGGATTCATTTTCAGGCTCTGGGGTGACGAATGGCCATTGTCATTACCTATCCACAGGCCTTATGCTGACCCAACGGGCCGGAAACCGGCTTCTGGTTTCCCCCGTTCCGATGAGTTTCGCTGGCTCTGGCTTTTGTCCGGCATGATCCGAGAAAGCTGCAGTCAGACCGATTGGCCCTCTTAACCAAGGGGGCAGTTTAGCGCCCAAACCGGAATTGCAGCCGGTGCAGGGATAACAAGGCAGGAGTGGGTGCGTCCCGCTTGCCGGAGAAGAACCGCGATGACGCGCGCGAGAGCGAAGAGCACTGAGGCAGGAAGGCCGGGCATGAAACCCGGGACCACCTGCTGCACCGCGCCGTCCCAGATCGCCCTGACAAGACACCACCCGAAACGCGCGCGGCCGCCTGGAAGCAGGAGGCTTGCGGGCGCACAGGGCAGGTGCACCAAGGACACATGGCAAAGAAGATGCTTATTGACGCCACCCACGCGGAAGAGACCCGCGTTGTGGTGGTCGATGGAAACAAGGTTGAGGAATTCGACTTTGAATCCGAAAACAAACGCCAGCTTGCTGGCAACATTTACCTCGCAAAAGTAACCCGGGTCGAGCCGTCGCTGCAGGCGGCCTTTGTGGACTATGGCGGCAACCGCCATGGCTTTCTGGCGTTTTCCGAAATTCACCCGGACTATTACCAGATCCCGGTGGCCGACCGCGAAGCGCTGATGGAAGAAGAGCGGGCCTATGCGGAAACATTGCGCGCCCGTGACGAGGAAGAGGACGAAAAACCGGCCAAGCCCAAGCGTTCGCGCAAGCCCAAGTCCGCAGCCAAGGCGGCCAAGGCGTCTTCCAGTGATGCGGTGAAAACCAAAGAGCTGGACTCTGCGGAAGAAAAGCCCGCCGAAATCGCCGGGATGGAAACCATCGATCTGAGCGACAGCGCTGAAGCCGTGGAAGAACCGGCGGAACTGGCCGAGGTGCCTGAGGATGCCGCGGCGGCTCAGCCTGCTGAAGAGCCCCAGGCTGCAGAAACAGCAGATGCCGAAGCCCCTGACGGGGATGCCGCAGCGGCTGAGTCGGCGGATGCATCTGCCGAGGCTGCGGAACAGGCGGCCGAAGCCAAGGAAGAAGACGTTTCGGCAGAGGCCGCTGCGGAGACCGAGGCTGCGGAAACCGGCACCAAGGCAGCAAGCGCTGAAACCGCTGAGGCCGAAGCCGCAGAGGCTGAAGCCGCTGAGGGAGACGACGACCGGGACGTCAGCCGGGCTGATGCCGCGACCAAGGATGAAAGCATTGAATCCGTCGCCGAAGAGGACGACAGCGAGGATATCCGCCCGCCGCGCAAGCCGCGCCCGCGCCGCTACAAGATCCAGGAAGTGATCAAGGTGCGCCAGGTTCTGCTGGTGCAGGTCGTCAAGGAGGAACGCGGCAACAAAGGGGCGGCGCTGACCACCTATCTGTCGCTGGCCGGCCGCTACTGCGTGCTGATGCCCAACACCGCCCGCGGCGGCGGCATCTCCCGCAAGATCACCAACGCTGCCGACCGCAAGAAGCTGAAAGAAATTGCCACCGAACTGGACGTGCCCACCGGCGCAGGCCTGATCGTGCGCACTGCGGGTGCCAAACGCACCAAATCCGAGATCAAGCGCGACTACGAATATCTGCAGCGGATGTGGGAGCAAATCCGCGAGCTGACGCTGAAGTCCATCGCGCCGGCCAAGATCTATGAAGAGGGCGACCTGATCAAACGCTCGATCCGCGACCTCTACAGCCGCGAGATCGACGAGGTTCTGGTCGAAGGCGAGCGCGGCTACCGCATCGCCAAGGACTTCATGAAGATGATCATGCCGTCCCATGCCAAGAACGTGAAGAACTACCAGGAAGGGCTGCCGCTGTTCGCCCGGTTCCAGGTCGAAAGCTACCTGGGCGGGATGTTCAACCCGACCGTGCAGCTGAAATCCGGCGGCTATATCGTGATCGGCGTGACCGAAGCCCTGGTGGCGATCGACGTGAACTCCGGCCGCGCCACCAAACAGGGCTCGATCGAGGAAACCGCGCTCAACACCAACCTGGAGGCGGCTGAAGAAGTCGCCCGCCAGTTGCGCCTGCGTGACCTTGCCGGCCTGATCGTCATCGACTTCATCGACATGGACGAGCGCAAGAACAACGCTGCTGTCGAAAAGCGCATGAAGGACAAGCTGAAGACCGACCGCGCCCGCATTCAGGTGGGCCGGATCTCGGGCTTTGGCCTGATGGAAATGTCGCGCCAGCGCCTGCGCCCCGGCATGATCGAGGCCACCACCGCGCCGTGCCCGCATTGCCATGGCACCGGCCTGATCCGCTCGGACGACTCGATGGCGCTATCGATCCTGCGCCAGATCGAGGAAGAGGGCACCCGCCGCCGCTCCCGCGAGGTGCTGGTGCGCTGCCCGGTCTCCATCGCCAACTTCCTGATGAACCAGAAGCGCGAGCATATTGCCCAGATCGAGGCGCGCTACGGCCTGTCCGTGCGCATCGAAGGGGATCCGCATCTGGTCAGCCCGGACTTCGTTCTGGAGAAATTCAAGACCGCGTCGCGGAATGTGCCTGCTGTCACCGCTCCGGTGGTGTCGGTGGACACGTCGATCATGGATCAGGTGGACGCCGAAGAGGCCAGTCAGGACGTTGACGAGGACGAGACCGCTGCCGCGCCTGATGCCGCCGAGGATGCAGCTCAGGACGACAAGCCAAAGCGAAAACGCCGCCGCCGCCGCCGCCGGAAGCCCGGGTCTGGCGATCAGCCGCAGGCGGGCGAAAACGGTGACGACGCATCCGAGGACCAGGAACAGCCGCAGGAAGAGGCTGCCGAGGATTCAGAGGCTGCGCCCGAAGGAGGCGACGCCGCTGCGGAAGAGGTGAAGGAAAAGAAGAAGCCGTCCCGCACCCGCACCCGGTCGCGCAAGCCGAAAGCCAAACCGGCGGACACCGAGGCAGAAGCCCAGGAAGAGGCTGCTGCCCCCGCTGACAGCGTCAAGGAAAGTGCTCCGGACGAACCGGTTGCAGCTGAAGCTGCGGATGCGCCTGCAGCAGAGGCTGCGGCAGATGCCCCGGCTGAAGCGGCAGCGGAACCGGTTGCGGCAGAGGCGGAAGACACTGTGCAGGAAGACACTGCGCAAGAGGCAGCTGGCGCCGCCGCTGAACCTGCCGTTGAAGCCGAAGATACGGCTCCAGCGGAGCAAACCGCGGCAGAAGAGGACGCCGCACCGGCGGAAGAGCCTGCAAAAGCTGCTGAGGAACCCGCCGCCGGAACAGGGGCGGAAAAGCCCGCAGCAGAAGAAGCTGCGGAAGCTGGCCCGAAGCCATCTGAACCAGAGAACCAGCCGGAACCTGCCATGGCCGGCGCAGACGCTGAGCCTGAACAGGCGGCCCCGCCCAAGCCCAAACGCCGCGGCTGGTGGTCGATGGGCGGCTGACAAATGATAAAGCGGGCCGGATGGCCCGCTTTTTTCTTTTCAGATCACTACTGCGCTGGCCGTTCCGGCGCTCGGTTTCAGAGGCCGCCGCCCTTGCGGATCAGGTATATCTGATGGCCGCAGCCGTCACGGCAGCCGAGGAACTCATGCCCCGCTTCATTGCAGAAATGCGGCACGTCGATCACTGCCGCCGGGTCATCCGCCAGCAGTTGCAGCACCTGGCCGGGTTGCAGCGGTTTCAGCCGCTTGCGGGCCTTCAGGACGGGCAGGGGGCACAGCAGCCCAATGGCGTCCAATGTCTCTTTGATCTCGGTCATGGTGTGCAGATAAGCGGGATGTTTCATGCTGTCCACAAGGATGTGACCAGCCGTCCCCGTGACGTTGGTCAGTTGCTGGCATAAGTGTTGGGACATGTTTGGAATCGAGATTATCGACGCAGGGCTGCTCCCTGCCATGCTGGTGGCGCTGCTGGGCGGTGTGATCAGCTTTCTGTCGCCTTGCGTACTGCCGATCGTGCCGCCGTATCTGGCCTATATGAGCGGCGTTACCATAGGCGAGATGCAGGGCACATCAGCGGCACGGCGCAAGGCAATCATTGCGGCGCTGTTCTTTGTCATGGGGCTGTCCACGGTGTTTCTGCTGCTGGGCTTCACCGCCTCGGCCTTTGGCGCCTTTGTGCTGCAGAATCAGGAGCTTTTCGCCCAGGTCTCAGGTGTCGTGGTGATCATCTTCGGCCTGCACTTCCTGTCGGTTTTCCGAATTCCCCTGCTGGACCGCGAGGCGCGGATGGAAGCGGGCGAATCCGGTGGTTCCGCATTGGGGGCCTATGTGCTGGGTCTGGCCTTCGCCTTTGGCTGGACCCCCTGCATCGGCCCGCAGCTGGGCGCGATCCTGTCGCTGGCGGCCTCCGAGGCCTCGGTCAGCCGCGGCACCCTGCTGCTGGGCGTTTATGCCGCGGGGCTGGGCGTGCCCTTCCTTCTGGCGGCGATGTTCCTCAACCGCTCGATGACGCTGATGAACAAGATGAAGCGCCACATGGGGCTGATCGAAAAGGTGATGGGCGGCCTCTTGCTGCTTGTCGGGATCATGCTGGTCACCGGTCTGTTCACCACATTCTCCTGGTGGCTGCTGGAGACCTTCCCGGCGCTGGCAACGCTGGGCTGAGACAGGATGCTTCGGGGGCCTCCGGGCCCTCTTTCTTTGCCTGATCCGGCCTTACTCTTGCCGGATTGCGCTGCTAGTCTGCCCTCAGAAACTCAGAGCAGGTCAACGTGGATCAAGCCGGTTCAAACTCCCAGCAGGTACGCAGGCGGCGGGTATTCTACATACCCGGCTATGATCCGATTCATCCGCGCCGCTACCGCGAGCTGTACCGCAAGGAAGGCGCCGCGCAGGCGGAGATTTCCGGCTACAGCCTGTCCTTGTCTCCCAAGCGGACCAAGGGGGCCTACGGCTGGCATGCCGCCGCCGTGATGGATGGGGTTCAGTCAGAAGCGGATATTGACGTGCTGGTCTGGTCCGACATCGTTCGCGGCAGCATGGAGGCGACAATCCCCGCAACCTATTGGCAGCTGGCGCGGACCGCCTGGATCTATATCACGACAGGCGCGCTCAGACGGCTGATGCGGCTGCGCAAGGGGCCGGTGATAGCCGCGCTCTACCCGGTTGGGATGCTCCTCCTCCAGGCGCTGCTGGCGTTCTTGCTGGCCTGGGGCGTTGCGCATGCCTTTGGCGTTGCGGCCAGGTTCGGAGGTCTGGGCGGGCAGACGGCAGCCGCAACCGGCTGGGCCTTGGGTCTTGGCTGCGGCTATGCGCTGCTGCGCTGGTTCAAGAAACGGGACGGCAGGATTTTCGCCTATTACCTGATGCACGACTATGCCCATTCCGCGGCCTCCCGCGGGGCCGTTCCGCCGGAAATGGAGGCCCGGATGCGTGAGTTCCGCGCGTTGATAGCCGGGGCGATGCGGGACCCAAGCCTGGATGAGGTGCTGGTCGTGGGGCATTCCTCCGGCGCGCATGTCGGGGTGTCGGTGCTGGCGGATCTGGTTCGTGAGGGTTTGCCTGCAGACCGTCCGGCGCTCGGGTTCCTCACGCTGGGGCAGGTGGTGCCCATGGTGTCTTTTCTGCCTCGGGCAGACCGCTTGCGGGCGGATCTGAAATACCTTTCTCTGCGGGATGAACTTGCCTGGATCGATGTCACCGCCCCGGGTGACGGCTGCGCCTTTGCGCTGTGCGATCCGGTTGCCGTCAGCGGCGTGGCCCCGGACGGCAAGCGCTGGCCGCTGGTGTTTTCCGCAGCCTTTACCCAGACGCTCAGCCCGGAACGCTGGCAGCAGCTGCGCTGGCGGTTCTTCCGGCTTCATTTCCAGTATCTCTGTGCCTTCGACCGCCCTGGCGACTACGATTACTTCCGCATCACGGCCGGGCCGCTGACACTGGCGGATCGCTACAAAGACCGCAGCCCCTCGCATTCCAGGATCGACGTGCCAGTGTCGAAATTCACCTCAGTGGTCGCTGGATGACATACGAAAGGCCGCCGAAACCGCCTGCACGCGCGGACAGGGTGTCGCTGTGGCGTTATGTGAAGCTGTTCCGCCAGGATATCCTGTCGGCGCAGCCCGCGCGGCTCTACCGGGCCTGGATGGCTGAGTTCCGCACGCCGTTCTTCCGCTCGTTCCTGATCAATCAGCCCGATCTGGTGAAAACACTGCTGAAGGACCGCCCGGAGGATTTCCCGAAATCGGACCGCATTGCCGAGGGGCTGAAGCCCCTGCTGGGCCAATCGGTGTTCCTGACCAACGGCGAGGTCTGGAAGCGGCAGCGGCGGATCATCGACCCGGCCTTTGAAGGCGGGCGGCTGAAGGATACCTACCCGGCGATGCGCGCTGCGGCGGAGGCGGCGGTTGAGCGGCTTAAAGGCCGGCAGGGGCCGGTGGAGATCGAGGAGGAGACCTCGCACGCGGCGGCAGATGTGATTTTCCGCACGCTGTTCTCGATTCCGATCGAGCATGAGGTTGCCGGCGAAGTCTTTACCCGCTTCCGCGATTACCAGCGCAGCCAGCCGCTGTTGAATCTGGCCGCCTTTGTACCGCTTCCGCGCTGGATGCCGCGGTTCTTCCGCCGCGGCACCCGCCAGAACGCAAAAGCGATCCGGGCGCTGATTGCCCAGCTGACGGCAGAGCGCATGGCGGCGATCAGGGCCGGCCGGGCGCCGGATGATCTGGCGACCAAGATCATGACAACCCGGGATCCGGAAACAGGCAGCTCTTTCGACACCGCCGAGATGGTGGATCAGGTGGCGATCTTTTTTCTCGCGGGACATGAGACCAGCGCTTCGGCGCTGGCCTGGGCGCTGTACTTGGCGGCGCTTTACCCCGAATGGCAGGAGAAAATGGCGGCAGAGGCCGCCGCGCTGGAGGATGAGAGCTTTGCGGCGGTTTCGAAACTGAAAATCAGCCGGGATGTGTTCCGCGAGACCCTGCGTCTCTACCCGCCGGTGCCGATGATGGTGCGCGAAGCCGCGTGCCCCGAGCACTTCCGCAACCGCCAGGTGCCCAAGGGCGCGCAGGTGGTGCTCAGCCCCTGGCACCTGCACCGGCACGAGCGGTTGTGGGAGAACCCGGACCGGTTCGACCCATCGCGCTGGGGGACCGAAAACGGCAAGCAGTGCCAGCGCGAAGCCTATATCCCGTTTTCAGCGGGATCCAGGGTTTGCACCGGTGCTGGATTTGCCATGGTGGAGGGGCCGCTGATCCTGTCCATGATCCTGCGCCAGTTCCGCATTGCACCGGTAGCAGGCAAGGTGCCGGTGCCGGTGGCGCATCTGACGGTGCGGTCGAAGAACGGGATCTGGCTGCAGCTGACACCGCGGCAGCCAAAACTTTTATGAAAAGTTTTGGCCAAAGTTTTCAGAAAACTTTGGCGTCAGCACAGCAGCCGGACAGCCTGGTTGTTGCAGAAGATGACGACCTGTTCGCCGTTCAATACCGCATGATAGCCCCGGCGTTGCAGCTCGTTTTGCAGCCGGGCCAGGCCAATGTTGCGTTCAACGTCCCGCAGCTTGCGCCGCACGACACCGCCTTGGCGGGCAGATTTCACGTCGAAAATCTGCTGCATCCATAGTTCGGGGGAAACAGTGCGGAACACATGTGCCATGCGGCAAGTGTCCAGGATCCTGGTTAACGTGCTCTTAACCGGCGCAGCACAAACAGCCGGATGGCCGATGCCAGCCCGCAGTCCTCCCCGCGGCCCTCATCGATTTCGGCCGCCAGGTCGTTGATTGCACGGTCTTCCTGCGCAGCAATCTCGCGAAATGCATTCCAGAAGTCATCCTCAAGCGACACCGAGGTGCGGTGCCCGCGCAAGGTCAGGGAATGCTTCTTGGGGCGCCCGTTCATTTGTCCCGCTTGTGATCGTCGAGGTGCCGGGCCTGCTGCGCGTTGCGTGCCTTGTCCAAGTCCTTTTCCGCCTTGGTGCGCCCGAAAGTCACCGCGTTTTGGTCAGCGCGGGCCTTTTTCTCCGCCCGCGCCTTTTCCTTCCGGATCCGGTTCAGATTGACCGGCTTGGCCATCAGCCCTTGGGTCCGATCATCTGCTCGGGACGGACAACCGCTTCGAAGGTTGCCTCATCGACAAAACCGAGGGCAACCGCCTCTTCTTTCAGCGTGGTGCCGTTCTTGTGCGCTGTCTTGGCAACCTTGGTGGCATTGTCATAGCCGATGGTCGGTGCCAGCGCGGTGACCAGCATCAGACTTTCCTTCATCAGCTTTTCGATGCGCGGCTCATTGGCCTGGATGCCGTTCAGCATCCGCTCGGTGAAGCTGTCCGCCGCATCGCCCAGGAGCTGGATCGACTGCAGCAGGTTGTAGGACATCATCGGGTTGTAGACGTTCAGTTCGAAGTGGCCCTGCGAGCCTGCGAACTTGATCGCCGCGTCATTGCCCATCACATGCGCGGCCACCTGGGTCAGCGCCTCGGCCTGGGTCGGGTTCACCTTGCCCGGCATGATCGAGGAGCCGGGCTCGTTCTCCGGCAGGATCAGCTCGCCCAGGCCGGAACGCGGGCCGGAGCCGAGGAAGCGGATGTCGTTGGCGATCTTGTAGCAGCTGCCCG harbors:
- a CDS encoding ATP-binding protein is translated as MTAPRTDLNTSGSKTRSRTISWRARLALVLFMAAAAVTVWTTNRALTHRFTESTRNRAELRLALYSGNLLSELRQHAIVPQLLARDQTLISALQSNDFSLSTQRLISFVDEIGAASIMLLAQDGRTVAATDRNRLGESHRNAAYFVDAVRAKSTVFSVIPREVGGYRFTYSRRMIDATGVLGAIVVEVDLQKFERAWAGISDAVLVTDSTGNIILATEARWRGLKESDALTLQTPEGAIQRAIRATTDWTALPPDAYLQGEAVMRLETRVPFQGWRMASFTTYSSVREKVNAVLALEIMGFAILLALAFYALSRKTALRMALFQRESAELRVLNARLQREIAERERMQKTLAVAEQSLAQSSKLAALGEMSAAVSHELNQPLAAMKTYLAGARLLLNRNRPDEALASFGRIDDLIERMGAITRQLKSYARKGGDAFSPVNLGDALASSLSMMEPQLRQRHVKITRILPEEPVMVMGDRMRLEQVMVNLLRNALDATKSVADPEVEVLLAAGETATLSVRDNGVGIKDFDELFEPFYTTKQPGDGVGLGLAISSGIVNDLGGRLTARNGQNGGAVFEMQLPVLVDGIEAAE
- a CDS encoding ribbon-helix-helix domain-containing protein, translating into MNGRPKKHSLTLRGHRTSVSLEDDFWNAFREIAAQEDRAINDLAAEIDEGRGEDCGLASAIRLFVLRRLRAR
- a CDS encoding Rne/Rng family ribonuclease produces the protein MAKKMLIDATHAEETRVVVVDGNKVEEFDFESENKRQLAGNIYLAKVTRVEPSLQAAFVDYGGNRHGFLAFSEIHPDYYQIPVADREALMEEERAYAETLRARDEEEDEKPAKPKRSRKPKSAAKAAKASSSDAVKTKELDSAEEKPAEIAGMETIDLSDSAEAVEEPAELAEVPEDAAAAQPAEEPQAAETADAEAPDGDAAAAESADASAEAAEQAAEAKEEDVSAEAAAETEAAETGTKAASAETAEAEAAEAEAAEGDDDRDVSRADAATKDESIESVAEEDDSEDIRPPRKPRPRRYKIQEVIKVRQVLLVQVVKEERGNKGAALTTYLSLAGRYCVLMPNTARGGGISRKITNAADRKKLKEIATELDVPTGAGLIVRTAGAKRTKSEIKRDYEYLQRMWEQIRELTLKSIAPAKIYEEGDLIKRSIRDLYSREIDEVLVEGERGYRIAKDFMKMIMPSHAKNVKNYQEGLPLFARFQVESYLGGMFNPTVQLKSGGYIVIGVTEALVAIDVNSGRATKQGSIEETALNTNLEAAEEVARQLRLRDLAGLIVIDFIDMDERKNNAAVEKRMKDKLKTDRARIQVGRISGFGLMEMSRQRLRPGMIEATTAPCPHCHGTGLIRSDDSMALSILRQIEEEGTRRRSREVLVRCPVSIANFLMNQKREHIAQIEARYGLSVRIEGDPHLVSPDFVLEKFKTASRNVPAVTAPVVSVDTSIMDQVDAEEASQDVDEDETAAAPDAAEDAAQDDKPKRKRRRRRRRKPGSGDQPQAGENGDDASEDQEQPQEEAAEDSEAAPEGGDAAAEEVKEKKKPSRTRTRSRKPKAKPADTEAEAQEEAAAPADSVKESAPDEPVAAEAADAPAAEAAADAPAEAAAEPVAAEAEDTVQEDTAQEAAGAAAEPAVEAEDTAPAEQTAAEEDAAPAEEPAKAAEEPAAGTGAEKPAAEEAAEAGPKPSEPENQPEPAMAGADAEPEQAAPPKPKRRGWWSMGG
- a CDS encoding DUF4169 family protein, which codes for MAKPVNLNRIRKEKARAEKKARADQNAVTFGRTKAEKDLDKARNAQQARHLDDHKRDK
- a CDS encoding cytochrome P450; translated protein: MTYERPPKPPARADRVSLWRYVKLFRQDILSAQPARLYRAWMAEFRTPFFRSFLINQPDLVKTLLKDRPEDFPKSDRIAEGLKPLLGQSVFLTNGEVWKRQRRIIDPAFEGGRLKDTYPAMRAAAEAAVERLKGRQGPVEIEEETSHAAADVIFRTLFSIPIEHEVAGEVFTRFRDYQRSQPLLNLAAFVPLPRWMPRFFRRGTRQNAKAIRALIAQLTAERMAAIRAGRAPDDLATKIMTTRDPETGSSFDTAEMVDQVAIFFLAGHETSASALAWALYLAALYPEWQEKMAAEAAALEDESFAAVSKLKISRDVFRETLRLYPPVPMMVREAACPEHFRNRQVPKGAQVVLSPWHLHRHERLWENPDRFDPSRWGTENGKQCQREAYIPFSAGSRVCTGAGFAMVEGPLILSMILRQFRIAPVAGKVPVPVAHLTVRSKNGIWLQLTPRQPKLL
- a CDS encoding sigma-54-dependent transcriptional regulator, whose translation is MAQAMKIAIVDDEQDMRQSISQWLALSGYDTETFSSAEEALKVLGPDYPGIVISDIKMPGMDGMQFLKKLMGSDSALPVIMITGHGDVPMAVEAMRVGAFDFLEKPFNPDRMSELAKRATGARRLTLDNRALRRELSDGGQIMKKLIGQSPVMERLREDILDLGQADGHVLIDGETGTGKTLVAHALHAVGSRAGKKFVLISCAALEEEALAKRLFGPMLPEDSMLPAVEDARGGTLVLEDIDALSETLQAKLLSVINEQGTPAETRIIAISNLQEAGKTCEDALRPDLFYRLAALRITVPPLRQRGEDILTLFTRLSEQFSEEYGCDAPQVSAQEAAQLLQAPWPGNVRQLINIAERAVLQSRRGSGTIASLLMSDHEEMQPVMTTEGKPLKEYVEAFERMLIDNTMRRHKGSIASVMDELCLPRRTLNEKMAKYGLQRSDYLA
- a CDS encoding cytochrome c biogenesis CcdA family protein: MFGIEIIDAGLLPAMLVALLGGVISFLSPCVLPIVPPYLAYMSGVTIGEMQGTSAARRKAIIAALFFVMGLSTVFLLLGFTASAFGAFVLQNQELFAQVSGVVVIIFGLHFLSVFRIPLLDREARMEAGESGGSALGAYVLGLAFAFGWTPCIGPQLGAILSLAASEASVSRGTLLLGVYAAGLGVPFLLAAMFLNRSMTLMNKMKRHMGLIEKVMGGLLLLVGIMLVTGLFTTFSWWLLETFPALATLG
- a CDS encoding sulfurtransferase TusA family protein yields the protein MTEIKETLDAIGLLCPLPVLKARKRLKPLQPGQVLQLLADDPAAVIDVPHFCNEAGHEFLGCRDGCGHQIYLIRKGGGL
- a CDS encoding N-(5'-phosphoribosyl)anthranilate isomerase; translation: MAHVFRTVSPELWMQQIFDVKSARQGGVVRRKLRDVERNIGLARLQNELQRRGYHAVLNGEQVVIFCNNQAVRLLC